CCCGCCGGCGAGGCCCCGCCGCACCTGCCCGACCGATGGGATCCCATGCCCCGCCCCGCCCTCCTCGCCGTCGTCGTCGTCAACTACGGATCCGCCGACCTCGTGCGCGAGAACGTGCTGCCGCTCGTCGAGCGGCTCGACGACGCGCTGCTCGTGATCGTCGACAACCGCACGACCGACGCGGAGCGGGAGCGCGTGCGCGCGCTCGCCGCGCACCCGTCGAGCCGCGTCCACGGCGTCTACCCGGACGGCAACACGGGCTTCGGCACGGGCATGAACATCGGCGTGGAGGCGGCCCGCGGGCTCGGCGCGCGCGAGTTCCTGCTCCTCAACCCGGACGCGACCATCGAGCCCGACCAGCTGGCGGTGCTGCGGGAGGCCGTGGCGGCGGACCCGCTCGCGCTCGTGGCCCCGCTCATCCTCCGGCCCGACGGCAGCACGTGGTTCCGCGGCTCCGACCTGTACCTCGCCGACGGCCGGATCCGCTCCGCCGCCCGCCGCGCGCAGCACCCCGGCCTCGCGGTCGAGCCCTGGCTGACCGGCGCGTGCCTGCTCGTGACCGACGAGCTGTGGACCCGCGTGGGCGGCTTCTCCGACGACTACTTCCTGTACTGGGAGGACGTCGACCTGTCGCGCAAGGTCGTGGAGGCCGGCGGACGCCTGCGGGTCGTGGAGGAGGCCGTCGCCGTGCACGCCGAGGGCGGCACGCAGAGCGCCGGCCACGAGAGCGCCGGGCAGGCCAAGTCGGGCACGTACTACTACCACAACATCCGGAACCGGCTCCTCTACGGGGCCCGTCACCTCGACGCCGCGGCCCTCCGCCGGTGGCGGCTGCTCACGCCCGTGATCGCGTACGAGGTGCTGCTGCAGGGCGGGCGGCGCCAGTTCGCGCACCCGGTGGCGCCGGTGACGGCGGCCGTGCGCGGGATCCTCGACGGGTACCGGATCTCCGGGGGCTGGCGGGCCGTGCCGTCGCCCGCGCCGACGGCCGGCGGTCCCGCGTCCGGTGCCGCACCGACCGGGCGGGCAGCCGGACGCGCCGTCGCGCCCGCCGCGTCGCTCGTCGTCGCGATCCTCACCTACCGCCGACCCGACGACATCCGCGCCGTACTCCCCCTCGTGGCCGCGCAGGCCGCCGACCTGCGCGAGGCCGCCGAGGCCGACCCCGAGCTCCCCCGCGCCGTGCGGATCGTCGTGGTCGACAACGACCCGGCGGGCGGCGCCGGCGCCGCCGTGGAGGACGCCGCGGCGGTCTCCCCCGCGCCCGTCGCCTACGTGCACGAGCCCGCACCCGGCATCTCCGCCGCCCGCAACCGCGCCCTCGACGAGGCCCGCGACGACGACCTGCTCGTGTTCCTCGACGACGATGAGCGGCCGGATCCGGGCTGGCTCGCCGCCCTCGTGCGCGCCCGCCAGACCACGGGCAGCGCGGGCGTCGCGGGTCCCGTGCGGAGCGAGTACGAGGTCGAGCCCGACGCGTGGGTGCGCGCGGGCGGCTTCTTCGTCCGCCGGCGTCCCGCGACCGGCACGCGCCTCGAGGTCGCCGCGACCAACAACCTCCTCCTCGACCTCCGCGCCGTGCGCGCCGCGGATCTGCGCTTCGACGTGGACCTCGGCACGCAGGGCGGCGAGGACACCCTGTTCACGCGTCAGCTCGTCGCGTCCGGGGGCCTCGTCACCTGGTGCGCGGAGGCGGGCGTCGTCGACGTCGTGCCGCGCGCCCGCACGACGCGGCGCTGGGTCGTGCTGCGCGCCTTCAGCAGCGGCAACTCGTGGAGCCTCACGTCCGTGGCGCTCGCGCCCGCGACCCCCGCGGCCCGCGCCCGGATCCGCGCCGAGGCGACCGCGCGCGGCCTCGTGCGCGCGCTCGGCGGCACCGGACGGATCGCCGTCGGCGTCGCCACCGGCAGCCTCGCCCACCGCGCGAAGGGCACACGCACGCTCGCCCGCGGCGCCGGCATGGTCGCGGGTGCGTTCGGGTGGTCGTACCAGGAGTACGCGCGGCGCGACTGAGCGGTCCGCGTCGCGCATCCATGCGACGCGCGACGCGCGCGGCTCCCCCTGGACGGGGGGCTCGTCCCCGCGCGCCCGCGGACGTACGATGCGAGGGCAGAAGACCCGGAATCCTGCGTCGTGCGACCACCCATCGCCCGCCCGCACCGCGCCGCCGACCCGCCCTGGTCGTCGGGCTCGTCTCCGCCGTACCCGAAGAGCGAAGAAGGCCATGCCCGCACCCGAGAGCACCCCGTCCGACCTGCGTCCCCGCCGTGAGCGTCGCGCCCGCAGCCGCCGCACCACCGTCGCCGTCATCGGCGCGGCATCCGTCCTCGTCACCGCCGCCGTGGTCGGCACGGTCGTCGTGAACGGGTCCGGATCCGACTCCCCCGCGGCCGCCGCGGATACGAAGGACTGGTCCGACGTCGCCCCCACCGCCGGCGCGACCGAGGCCCCCGCGCCGCTGCCCGAGGGCGACACGTCGCTCGGCCAGGAGGTGTCGGCCACCGTCGGCCTCGACGAGACCGCGACGTTCCCCGGATCCATCCAGGCCCGCATCGTGTCGGTCACCCCGACCAGCACGGACGGCGGCCGGGTCGGCGAGCTGAGCGGCGACGCGGTCGACGTGCGGCTCGAGCTCGTCAACGTCACGGGCGAGGCCGTCGCGGTCGACGCCGTGGCCGTCAACGTCTTCTACGGCGCCGACCGCACGCCCGCGACCCCGGCCGACTCCGACACGGTGATCCGCGGCTCGCTCGAGCCCGGCGCCTCCGCCACCGGCGACTACGTGTTCAGCGTCCCGGCGGCCTCGGCCGACGCGATCAGCGTGGTCGTGGCGCGCGACGCGGGCTCGCCCGTCGTCGTCTTCCAGTAGCGCGCACGCACCACCCGCGACGACACGAGGGGCGCGGCCGGGAACCCGGCCGCGCCCCTCGTCGTCGTGCCGCGGGTCAGCGGGCGGCCGCGGCCGCCCGTCGGGCTGAGCGGGTGGCGCGGCCGGTCTCCGGCTCGGCCGCGCGGTAGTACGCGCGCTTGTCCTTCGTGGGCCGCACCTTGTTGAGCACGACGCCCAGCACGGATCCGCCCGACTTCTCGACCGCGTCGAGCGCCTCGGTCAGCTGGCCGCGGTGGACGCGCGTCTGGTCGGCGACGATGATCGCGCCGTCCGTAATCCGGGCGACGAACGCCGCGTCGGCCACCGCGATGAGCGGTGCGGTGTCGATCACGATGACGTCGTAGGCCTCGCGGGCCCGCGCGACCAGCTCCTCCATGCGCGCGGACGCGAGCAGCTCGCTCGGGTTCGGCGGGATCTCGCCCGAGGTCAGCACGTGCAGGGTGCCGGCGCCCCACGGCTGGACGACGTCCTCGATGAGGGCCTGGCCGACCAGGACGGTCGTGAGGCCCGCGTCCCCCTCGAGGCCGAGGTACCGTGCCACGACCGGCCGACGCAGGTCCGCGTCGACGAGGAGCACACGGCGCCCGCCCTCGCTGAGCGACAGGGCGAGGTTCGCCGCGACCGTGGACTTCCCCTCGCCGGGGATCGACGACGTCACGACGATGCTCGACGACCGCTCGCCGAGGAGCACGAACCGGAGGTTCGCCTTCAGCTGGCGGAAGCCCTCGGCCGCGGTCGACAGCGGGCGGAGCGCCATCGCGAGGCCCGAGACGCCGCGCTCGCGCTCGAGCGAGCCGAGGAGGGGCGCCTTCGTGAGGTGAGCGACGGACTCGGCCGAGCGGACGCGCGTGTCGAGCAGGCGCAGCAGCACGAGGCTCAGGAGCCCGACGAGGAGCCCGAGCAGGAGCCCGGCGAGCGTGTTGGTCCGGCTGTTCGGCGCGGACGGGAACTCGGGCTCGGGGGCCTCCTGGATCACGCGGACCGAGACCGAGGGAGAGCCCTCGGCGCCCTTCGGCGCGTACGCCTCGGCCGTGTCGCGGAGGCTCGCGGCGACGGCGTTCGCGATGTCCGCGGCCTCCGAGGGCGAGGGCTCCGTGACGCTGATCTCCATGATCACGGTGTTCTGCGGCGTCGTGACGGTGACGGCGCGCGCGAGCTCCTGCGGGGAGGCGTCGAGTCCGAGCCGCGTGATGACGGGCTCCAGCACCGCGGGCGACTCCGCGAGCTCGCCGAAGGACAGCATCTGGCTCTGCGTGTAGGTGGCGCCCTGGTTGAGGTCGCTGGCGGTCGATCCGCTGCTCAGCGAGAAGTACAGCCGGGACTGGGCGGTGTAGACGGGCGTCGCGAGCTGGGAGAGGCCGAACGCGACGAGGCCCCCCGCGAGCGTCGCGGCGACCACGACGTACCAGTATCGGCGGAGCAGGGCGGTGGACTCGTGGAGCGTCATCGTGTGGGGGTTCTCTCCGGTAGGGGCGGGAGGGCGGGCTCGGGGTGGTTTTCGGAGTCGGCGGCGGCGCCGACGGGGTCGGGTGGCGGAGGCGCGACCGCGGTGTCCCGGCGGAGGATCTGGCTGGTCGCCGCGACCCCGGCGAGGAACCACACCAGGGTGGCGTACTGCGTGATGAGCGCGACCGACGCGAGCGCCGGGATCTGCGAGACGAGCGCGATGGTCGCCGCGGTCGCGCGTCCGCGGAGCACCAGCCAGATCCCGACGGCGAGGGCGACGAGCGCCGCGCCCGCGACCAGGAGGCCGGAGGTGAGGCCCGTGAGCACGAGCTGGCTGTCGATGGAGCGGAAGTCGCCGTAGAAGACCCGTCCGTCGGTGAGGCGGTGGGCGGATGCCGCCGGCCCGAGGATCCGCATGCCGGGGATGAGCGTGTAGAGGTCGCCCCGGTAGTCGGAGCTGTTCGTGGCCTCCGTGCCGGCATCCTCGAAGACGGTCTGCACGAACGGCGCGACCGCCGCCACCACCACGACGACCCCGGCCGAGACGGCCGCCCGGACGCGGAACGAGATGGCGTCGCGGAGGAAGACGATCGACAGCACGAGGCCGAGGAGCGCCGTCAGCATGCCGACGCGGCTGAAGCTGACCACGGTCCCCAGGAGGAGCGCGGTGGTCATGGCGAGCCGCACGGGGAGCGCGAACCGGGCGGCGAGGGTCAGGGGGATCGCGACGGCGAGGCTGCACCCGAGGGCGATCGAGTGGCCGAACGCGCCCTCGGCCCGGACCACTCCGCCGCGGATCTGCAGCGGGGCCCACGCCGTGCGGAGGCTGCCGCTGCCCGGGATCAGCACGAAGGGGTTCCACGTGAGCGCGAACTCCACCACGGCGAGCACGGCCACGCCCGTGAAGGCCACCGCGATGGCGGCGTGCAGGTGGGCCAGGCCCACGCGATGGACGACGAGCCGGCCGAGGAGGTAGCCGCCGAGGCCGTAGGTGAGGAACGTGACCAGCGCCGGCACCGCGACGCCCGCACCACCGCCGACCACCACGCCGGCGATCCCGCCGACGGTCGTCAGGACGACGACCAGGTCGAGGGGCGAGACGCGGAAGCCCGACACGGGCAGGGCGGCGACGATCACCACCAGGGCCATGAGCGTCGCGGGCGGCAGGTAGGTGCCGGCCACGGACACGCCCGCCCAGATCGGCGCCAGGCAGAGCGAGGCGAGCCAGAGCGCCACGGCGAGGCGAGGCGTCCGCCGCAGCAGGAGGAGCAGGAGGATCCCGGCGATCAGGGCGACGCCGGCGAGGAGGAGCCGCTCGACCCCGTCGCCCGCGAGGAGGGCGCTCATGCGCGGCTCCCGAGACGGGCGCGGGCAGGGTGGACGGGCCGGTGCGCGTGCGTCATCGCGTGTCCCCTCCAGAGCCTCCCGGGCGCGTCGCCCTCGTCGATTATCCTCGCCGCGGGACGCGGCGGGCCCCGGTCGGCGGCCCCCGTCCGGGTCATGCGGTCGGTCGTGCGGGTCGTGCGGGCCGTGCGGCGGTGCGGATCACCCCGCGCGCGACCGAGCGGGCGGGCCCTCCGAGGAGGACCCGCCCGCAGGTAGCCGTCGATCCGTGCGGGTCAGCGGACGGTGGCGTCCGTGACCTGCAGGTCGTCGAGCGAGAAGGTGACCGGACCGGCCGCCGAGCTCGACAGGTACGTCTGGATCCCGAACGTGCCCGCGGTCTGCAGGGCGGCCAGGGAGCCGGTCGTCGTCGACTGCCACGCGGTCGGCTCGGCCTGGCCCACAGGCCACACCTTCGCGTTCATCGTGGTGGGCGACGTGCCCGTGACCTGCACGCGGACGCGGAGCTGCTGCCCGGCCGTGTACGTGACGTTCGGCACGACGACCGACCGGAGGTTCGTCCCGTTCTCCGACTGCACGATCATGACCTGGCCGGTCGACCGCACCCAGACCTGCGTCTGGTAGTACGACGTGCCGACCTGGCGCGAGTTGATCCGCACGTACGCGCCGCCGCCCGTGGGCACCTTGTCCAGCGAGAAGGTGACCTGGGCGTCCGAGGCGGTGCTGCTGACGGCGTCGAGGCTCGCGGTGCGGGTCTCGCCGGCCGGGCTGACGACCTGCGCCCGCCCGTCCTGCACCTTGAGGATCGACGGGTTGCCGGTGATGCGCCAGGCGCCGCCGGTCTCCGCCGTGCCCCAGCCGTTCGCCGTGGTGCGGCCGAACGCGTCCCGGGCGAGGATCCCCGTGGCGGGCGGCGTGACGACCGGGGCGGTCACCGTGACCGACCCGTCCTTCTTCGCCGAGACGAGGCCCTTGTCATCCGTCACCGTGAGCGACACCTGGTAGGTGCCGGCCTTGGCGTAGGCGTGGTCGACGTTCCGACCCGTGCCCGTGGTCCCGTCCCCGAAGGCCCAGGCGTAGGACGCGACCGTGCCGTCCGCGTCCGCCGAGGTGGATCCGTCGAACGTCGCCGTCAGGTCCTTCGCCGTCGACGTGAACGCCGCCGTCGGAGCCTGGTTCGCCGGGGCGACGACCGGGGCGGTCACCGTGACCGACCCGTCCTTCTTCGCCGAGACGAGGCCCTTGTCATCCGTCACCGTGAGCGACACCTGGTAGGTGCCGGCCTTGGCGTAGGCGTGGTCGACGTTCCGACCCGTGCCCGTGGTCCCGTCCCCGAAGGCCCAGGCGTAGGACGCGACCGTGCCGTCCGCGTCCGCCGAGGTGGATCCGTCGAACGTCGCCGTCAGGTCCTTCGCCGTCGACGTGAACGCCGCCGTCGGAGCCTGGTTCGCCGGGGCGACGACCGGGGCGGTCACCGTGACGGTGCCGTCCTTCTTCGCCGAGACGAGGCCCTTGTCATCCGTCACCGTGAGCGACACCTGGTAGGTGCCGGCCTTGGCGTAGGCGTGGTCGACGTTCCGACCCGTGCCCGTGGTCCCGTCTCCGAAGGCCCAGGCGTAGGACGCGACCGTGCCGTCCGCGTCCGCCGAGGTGGATCCGTCGAACGTCGCCGTGAGGTCCTTCGCCGTCGAGGTGAACGCCGCCGTCGGAGCCTGGTTGGCGGCGGGTGCCTGGCCGTCGCGGGCGACGACGAGGTCGTCGATCCGCGTCGTGACGGAGGCCGTCGCCGACCCCGAGAGGTAGGTCTGGATCCCGACGGACCCGGCGGCCTGCAGCGCGGCAGTCGAGCTGGTGACGCTCATCTGCCAGGCGGCGGGCTCGGCCTGGCCGGCGACCCACACCTTGGTCCGGACGGTGGTCGGCGAGGTGCCGGTCGTCAGGACGCGGACGCGGAGCTGCTGGCCGGCCTTGTAGGTCGTGCCCGGGAGGATGTACGACCCGATGGTCGTCGCCCCCTCCGACTGCACCAGCTGGATCTGCCCGGTCGCCTTGATCCAGACCTGCGTCTGGTAGAAGGCCGCGCCGACCTGCCGCGAGTTGACCCGGGTGTAGGAGCCGCCGCCGGTGGGGACGGAGTCGAGCGAGAAGGCCGCGCTGACGTCCGACGACGTGGTGGAGACCGCGTCGAGGCTCATCGTGCGGGTCTCGCCCTTGGGCGAGACGACCTGGCCGACGCCGTCCTGGACCTTGACGATGTTCGTGCCGCCGGTGACGCGCCATGCGCCGCCGAGGTCCGCCGTGCCCCAGCCCGTCGCTACCGCGCGGCCGAACGAGTCCTGCGCGAGCACGTTCGACGCGGGCGCCTGGACGGTCACCGGGGAGGTGGTCGTCGTGGCGAGGCCCTTGTCGTCCGTCACCGTGAGCGCCACCTGGTAGGTGCCGGCCTGGGCGTACGCGTGGGTCGTGGTGCGGCCTGTGCCCGAGGTCCCGTCGCCGAAGGCCCAGGACCAGCCGGCCACCGTGCCGTCGGGGTCGGTCGACGCGGAGGCGTCGAGCGAGGCGACGAGGTTCGCCGCGGTGCTCGCGAAGCGGGCGACGGGCGCCTGGTTCACGGGTGGGGCGGTGACCGTGACGCTCGCGGTCGTGCGACCGGTCGCCCCCCTGTCGTCCGTCACGGTCAGGGCGACCGTGTAGGTGCCCGCCGTGGCGTACGGGTGGGCGATGGAGGGGCCCGTGCCCGTCGTGCCGTCGCCGAACTCCCACGCGTAGGACGCGATGGCGCCGTCCGGGTCGGAGGAGGCGCGGCCGTCGAGGTTCGCGACCAGGTCGGTCGTCGTCAAGGCGATGACGGCCGTGGGCTCCCGGTTGACCGGGGGCGCCGTGACCTGGACCTGCGTGGACGCGGTGCCGGTGAGGCCCTTGTCGTCCGTGACCGTCAGCACCACCGTGTAGGTGCCCGCCGCGGCGTAGGCGTGCGTCGGCGTCGGGCCGGTGCCCGTGCTGCCGTCGCCGAAGTCCCACGCGTAGGAGGCCACGGTGCCGTCGGCGTCCGTGGAGGCGGATCCGTCGAGCTTCGCGGTGAGGTCCGTGGCGGTGGCCGTCACGACGGCGGTCGGCGCGATGTTGGCGGGGGCCGCCTTCACCGTGATCTCCCGCTGCGTGCGGTTCGTCGCGCCCCGGTCGTCCGTCACCGTGAGCGTCACCGTGTAGGTGCCGGCCTCGGCGAAGGTGTGGGACTGCGTCTGGCCGGACGCCTGGACGCCGTCGCCGAAGTCCCAGTCGTAGCCCGTGAGGGTGCCGTCGGCGTCCGTCGAGCCGGTCGCGTCGAACGCGGCCGCCAGGAAGTCCGCCTGCTGCGTGAACGCGGCCTTCGGGGCCTGGTTCGGCACGCGGCCGCTGGTCCCGAGCGAGAAGTGCGTCGCCACGGCGTCGGCCGTGAGGACCGACGGGTACACCGCGACCTCGTCCAGGCGGCCCTCGAAGGTTCCGCTGGAGGAGCCCCAGGTGTTGTCGCCGCCGATGCGCCAGTAGCCGTCGTAGCCCTGCGCCTGCGTCTGGCCGTTCTGGCCGACGAGGTCGCCGTCCACGTAGAGCTTCAGGCCGTCGGACCCCTGCGACGCCACCATGTGGTGCCACGTGCCGTCGTTGTAGGCGCGGTCGGAGCTCGCCAGGTTGGTCTGGCCCGTCCACGTGCCGAACTGGAGGCGTCCGTCGTCCTGCATGTAGACGTGGCGGTCGTAGCTGCCGGAGAAGTTGAACGGATCCGGGTTGTCGCCGAAGCCGATCAGCTTGCCGCCGC
The nucleotide sequence above comes from Clavibacter sp. B3I6. Encoded proteins:
- a CDS encoding glycosyltransferase family 2 protein, which encodes MPRPALLAVVVVNYGSADLVRENVLPLVERLDDALLVIVDNRTTDAERERVRALAAHPSSRVHGVYPDGNTGFGTGMNIGVEAARGLGAREFLLLNPDATIEPDQLAVLREAVAADPLALVAPLILRPDGSTWFRGSDLYLADGRIRSAARRAQHPGLAVEPWLTGACLLVTDELWTRVGGFSDDYFLYWEDVDLSRKVVEAGGRLRVVEEAVAVHAEGGTQSAGHESAGQAKSGTYYYHNIRNRLLYGARHLDAAALRRWRLLTPVIAYEVLLQGGRRQFAHPVAPVTAAVRGILDGYRISGGWRAVPSPAPTAGGPASGAAPTGRAAGRAVAPAASLVVAILTYRRPDDIRAVLPLVAAQAADLREAAEADPELPRAVRIVVVDNDPAGGAGAAVEDAAAVSPAPVAYVHEPAPGISAARNRALDEARDDDLLVFLDDDERPDPGWLAALVRARQTTGSAGVAGPVRSEYEVEPDAWVRAGGFFVRRRPATGTRLEVAATNNLLLDLRAVRAADLRFDVDLGTQGGEDTLFTRQLVASGGLVTWCAEAGVVDVVPRARTTRRWVVLRAFSSGNSWSLTSVALAPATPAARARIRAEATARGLVRALGGTGRIAVGVATGSLAHRAKGTRTLARGAGMVAGAFGWSYQEYARRD
- a CDS encoding PKD domain-containing protein, with translation MSILSSAGRRLAAMTAAAAVILSAVVVAQPAMADSAPVDPADPKSPITVTADPLPTTQIDGVAWSQVVVGNTVYVAGKFQNARPAGAAAGTNLTPRSNLLAYDIRTGALITTFAPKLNAQALSVTASPDGSRIYVVGDFTDIDGQGFYRAAAFSTATGKIIPSFRPIMGSQTRTVSASNDTVYLGGTFQSVNGAARKYLAAVSATDGSTTPFVADADTVVDALTLTKDASKLVVGGRFTQLSGTPTYGLGAVDPASGASLPWAANQQVKNAGKESSITSLFATGDRVYGSGYTFGAGGNLEGAFSADPNTGVVNWVEDCHGDSYSVFATETVAYVAGHPHYCGNIGGFPQTEPWTFQHSIAFSKAATGTATADPFGYHNWAGTPSPTLLNWFPKYVTGSFTGQGQAAWSVNGNEDYIVVGGEFPFVNSTAQQGLVRYATARNAPNKIGPNGNDQLAPKTVSYTKGEARVAWQATFDRDSTRLTYKVIRDGRTATPVYQTTQDSTFWQRPSMGFIDKGLVPGSTHTYKVVVTDGNGNAVDRNSAPVTITDQTGSDAYAASVKDDGATAYYPLDEKDGTAGLDHVAFEDLRVDNATRGATGPLDGSTATTFSGQDGSFAVTPQAVQAPDTFSVESWVKTTSTSGGKVVGFGGSSTGTSGNYDRMVYLDNDGRAFFGVYTGSTQTVNSAPGLNDGQWHQIVATMGPEGMKLFVDGRIVGQRADTTRGQDYQGFWRIGGDNLGGWPNQPRNYYLQGDIAQVSLYPTALTRADVVDHLVASGRTSPIPAAPADAYGKAVYAADPSSYWRLDDADGASTLKDAGQNDVPANVGRNVRFGQAGALSGPVGQAAAFSDSIAVSQQRISNPLTYSLEMWFQTTTTRGGKLIGFGDNPDPFNFSGSYDRHVYMQDDGRLQFGTWTGQTNLASSDRAYNDGTWHHMVASQGSDGLKLYVDGDLVGQNGQTQAQGYDGYWRIGGDNTWGSSSGTFEGRLDEVAVYPSVLTADAVATHFSLGTSGRVPNQAPKAAFTQQADFLAAAFDATGSTDADGTLTGYDWDFGDGVQASGQTQSHTFAEAGTYTVTLTVTDDRGATNRTQREITVKAAPANIAPTAVVTATATDLTAKLDGSASTDADGTVASYAWDFGDGSTGTGPTPTHAYAAAGTYTVVLTVTDDKGLTGTASTQVQVTAPPVNREPTAVIALTTTDLVANLDGRASSDPDGAIASYAWEFGDGTTGTGPSIAHPYATAGTYTVALTVTDDRGATGRTTASVTVTAPPVNQAPVARFASTAANLVASLDASASTDPDGTVAGWSWAFGDGTSGTGRTTTHAYAQAGTYQVALTVTDDKGLATTTTSPVTVQAPASNVLAQDSFGRAVATGWGTADLGGAWRVTGGTNIVKVQDGVGQVVSPKGETRTMSLDAVSTTSSDVSAAFSLDSVPTGGGSYTRVNSRQVGAAFYQTQVWIKATGQIQLVQSEGATTIGSYILPGTTYKAGQQLRVRVLTTGTSPTTVRTKVWVAGQAEPAAWQMSVTSSTAALQAAGSVGIQTYLSGSATASVTTRIDDLVVARDGQAPAANQAPTAAFTSTAKDLTATFDGSTSADADGTVASYAWAFGDGTTGTGRNVDHAYAKAGTYQVSLTVTDDKGLVSAKKDGTVTVTAPVVAPANQAPTAAFTSTAKDLTATFDGSTSADADGTVASYAWAFGDGTTGTGRNVDHAYAKAGTYQVSLTVTDDKGLVSAKKDGSVTVTAPVVAPANQAPTAAFTSTAKDLTATFDGSTSADADGTVASYAWAFGDGTTGTGRNVDHAYAKAGTYQVSLTVTDDKGLVSAKKDGSVTVTAPVVTPPATGILARDAFGRTTANGWGTAETGGAWRITGNPSILKVQDGRAQVVSPAGETRTASLDAVSSTASDAQVTFSLDKVPTGGGAYVRINSRQVGTSYYQTQVWVRSTGQVMIVQSENGTNLRSVVVPNVTYTAGQQLRVRVQVTGTSPTTMNAKVWPVGQAEPTAWQSTTTGSLAALQTAGTFGIQTYLSSSAAGPVTFSLDDLQVTDATVR
- a CDS encoding polysaccharide biosynthesis tyrosine autokinase, yielding MTLHESTALLRRYWYVVVAATLAGGLVAFGLSQLATPVYTAQSRLYFSLSSGSTASDLNQGATYTQSQMLSFGELAESPAVLEPVITRLGLDASPQELARAVTVTTPQNTVIMEISVTEPSPSEAADIANAVAASLRDTAEAYAPKGAEGSPSVSVRVIQEAPEPEFPSAPNSRTNTLAGLLLGLLVGLLSLVLLRLLDTRVRSAESVAHLTKAPLLGSLERERGVSGLAMALRPLSTAAEGFRQLKANLRFVLLGERSSSIVVTSSIPGEGKSTVAANLALSLSEGGRRVLLVDADLRRPVVARYLGLEGDAGLTTVLVGQALIEDVVQPWGAGTLHVLTSGEIPPNPSELLASARMEELVARAREAYDVIVIDTAPLIAVADAAFVARITDGAIIVADQTRVHRGQLTEALDAVEKSGGSVLGVVLNKVRPTKDKRAYYRAAEPETGRATRSARRAAAAAR